The Helianthus annuus cultivar XRQ/B chromosome 11, HanXRQr2.0-SUNRISE, whole genome shotgun sequence region ATTGAGGCCATCAAAGAAGCAAATATATCAGGTAGCGCAGGTTATATTCGCAATTTATTCGCCACCATGTTACTGTCAAGCACTTTATCTAGACCTAAAGTAGTTTGGGAAAGCACATGGAAGTATATGACAGATGATTTTCTGTACAGATTCTCAAAGTATCATCGTGTTTCGggtaaaattataaatttaataTTATGTTTTTGTTACAGTTACTAAAAATTTATGATAAAATTTATATGTTATTCTGAATTTTCACAGGTTTATCAATTCCTGATGAGCAACTAAAGAACTATGTTTTATGCGAAATTGAGAAGTTTTTAACTCGAAATAATTCATCGCTTCGAAGATTTGTATCAATGCCTTACCCGGATACTTCATCTTTAGATAACTTTCGCTACAGATTGATTAAGGAAGAGCTTGCATATGACAGAACATATTTACAAAATGTTTATCAAGGTCAGGTGAATTTGTTAACGGATGAACAACGTTCAGTATATGAAGAAATTGTGAATGCAGTTGATGGAGACAATGGAGGAGTATTTTTTGTTTACGGTTATGGCGGGACTGGCTAAATATTTTTATGGAAAACATTGTCTGCTGCAATTAGGTCAAAAGGTGAGATCGTATTAAACGTTGCATCTAGCAAAATTGCATCATTGTTGTTGGATGGAGGAAGAACGGCGCAATCTAGGTTTCATATACCTTTGAATCTTAATGAGGATTCCGTTTGTCACATTAAACCTGACGATGATGTAGCTAAATTACTACAACAGACCAAACTCATTATATGGGATGAAGCTCCTATGGTTCATAAACATGCATTTGAGGCTTTGGATAGAACTATGCATGACATTTTCAATATCTCTAATTCATCCAGATCTGTTGTTCTATTTGGAGGAAAGGTTATTGTATTTGGTGGTGATTTTAGGCAAATATTACCTGTTGTTCCAAACGGTGGACGACAAGAAATTGTGAATGCCTCATTATGTTCGTCTTATCTGTGGAGGAAGTGTAAGTTGTTGACGTTAACTAGAAACATGAGGTTAACCGTTGGAAGACCATCATTTGAAGTTGAAGAGATAAATAATTTTGCAAAATGGTTGTTGGACGTTGGTGAGGGAAATGTTGGTGGTTCCAATGATGGAGAAGCAATAATTGAATACCACCTGAGCTTTTAATTGACAGCACATCTGATCCAATTTCTAGCCTTATTGATTTTGTATATCCGTCAATCTTGGATAACTACAATGATCGTAATTACTTTAGTACTAGAGCTATACTTGCGCCTAAGAACGAGGTTGTTCACGAGATTAACGACAGATTGTTGGCACTTTTCCCAGGTGAAGAAAAAGAGTATCTTAGTTCTGACAGTCTATGCCCTACTGAAGATGGCAATGCTGATCAGCAAAGAATATACTCACCCGACGTGCTGAATGGTCTTAAAGTATCTGGTTTACCAAATCATAGGTTAGTGCTTCAAGTTGGTGTTCCTGTAATGTTGTTGCGAAATATTGACCAACGAAATGGTTTGTGTAATAGTACAAGGTTAAAGGTTACAAAACTTTACAGCCGTGTTATTGAAGCTGAGATAATTTCAGGTGGAAATATTGGTTCTCGGACATTCATACCTAGAATGAATTTGGTACCTTCGGACAGAAAGATTCCTTTTGCATTTCAAAGGAGGCAATTTCCAATAACGGTATGTTTTGTGATGACGATTAACAAAAGCCAGGGCCAGTCGCTATCTAAGGTTGGTTTGTACTTAAGACAACCAGTTTTCACACATAGTCAATTGTACGTAGCTTTATCCAGGGTTACAAGACGAGATGGAATCAAGTTACTAATACTTGACAATGAAGGCAGACCTACAAATAAAACAATGAATGTTTTATATAAAGAGATATTCAATGGCTTGTGATTTTTTTGTGTTTATCATCTATTTATCTTACTTCACGTACTTTCtatcatttttttttctattcGAAGGAACCTATAATGAAGTATTTACGCATTAAAGTATAAATTGGTTTTTGTTTAGCAACCCGTGTTTTGCCATTTGTCCTTTTATTACCAATCTTATTACCAATATAAAACCTTTTTTTTCCTACCTTACTTCCCGATTCCATTTTCATCTATTCCTTTGAAATCCTTTCAAATAAAATGGTGCCTACAATTCCCCTGTTTCCTATTTTTTCCTCCCATTTCTCATTGCATCTCTCCAATCTATAGCTAATCACATCAGTCATTCCCAATTTTCTAATATCTTTGTTTACAATATTAAGAAGATAAGAAGATGAGAAGAGATCTTTATATTATCATACACTCCTTCATTATTTCTCGAACAATCCGTCATCTTgctatcatcatcttcatcgacaTCGACATTTCTTTCAAGTTTCTTCGGCGATTCTGCTTCTGGTAAGGATATCTTTGTCCGATTTCTATATCTTCTAACCTATGATTGTTGATTTAGTAAATGATTTCAATGTTGAATGTAAATTTGTTCTTAGTGTAATTTTCCTCCTAATTTTCGAACCTATTTGTTCTCCATCCGACTGTTCTAAGTGTATTTTTAGCCCTAATTTGTTATAAAGTTTCTAATGTTTAATGGAATTTTTTTTAGATTGTGAGTGATTTTTCATTTTGTTACTATATGAGCATAGGTTAAACCGATTCAAACACAATAAATTTAAATGTATTTTTGTGTGTCCAAGTAATCATTAAACCctaacacaattttttttatacaatATTTTGTTTATCTTTTCTTGAAAAGTTTTTTTTGTTAATACCTTTATTTATAATATTTGTTACTTTGTTTTCTATATAATAGCAAAAGTATAAGTTCTGAAGTTAATCGCTCTCATTTGTTTTTTGGGAATCTTTGCTTTAAGTGTGATAATTTATCTTTATATAATGGATATCATAAACTTACATATCAATGTTGTTCGTTGTATCACacatccttactctgttttttaTAATTGAATCATTAATGTTAATTTCATTTTTTACCGGATTTTCGTTATGTTAATGTTATTTGTGTTCTCTTCACAATTATGGAGTGTGGTTTTGTTGTTTATATAGAAGACAGGACTAAAACACAACAGGTTATATGTTTAATTTTCATAACTTACCTAATAAATTAAGTGATGTGAAGTCTATGTTACATGTTGGTTTTTTTGACGATTTTTGTATTCTCAATGATCTTGACAGCTCCTGCCAACTTGGTACAACAGATTGGATGATTTAAAGGGTTACCCGACCGGTAATGTTCTTTTGTTTACAGATGAATCTGTAATGTTTGATGTTAATATCAAGGAGTCTACAAGCGGTTTTTGTATTTCGAACGAGTGGCCATCTGTCGTCAGTGTACTTGGTATAGAAGACGGAGATTTTGTTGTTTTCCAAAATATGGATGCATTATCATTTAGAATAACTCACTTCAAAAATTATCTACACACGGTGAATTCTTCAAAGTTCCATATTGTTATGTTACATCCTCAGTTAAGCAATCTGGTAAGCTTTAAACTGTTGTCTATTATGTTTGAAAAACCTTTACATCTTATAATTATTAATACCTTTTCAATATACTGCAGTGGTTACCCAGGGAGTTTATGCAACATCATTTCAATGGTGATaatttgtttgatgattttatTATCCTGTTTGGCGAGGATAATAAGTGGAATGTTAGCATAAGTAGACTTTGGGATATTAACCATTACATTGTTGATTTTTCTCAAATTGCAAAGGATCTCTGTTTAGTAACTGGTGATTTTTTGGTTTTTGAGCTGATTGACGATCGGGTATTTACAATGTTACTGTTCCGTCCTAACGGTCTGTAGTCACTAACTCCGGACCGTCCTTTACCAGTTGTCCAAATGGTTAAGATTGAGGATCATGGTAATGATGTTGTGTCCTTTGAACAAGAAGCTGTTTTGGAAGATAATGTGGTAAATGTTCCTTCTGATGTCCTGGTTGAAGAAGCAGAGCCTCCAGTAGAACAAGACATTTTAGATGTTCCACCAGATGTTGATCAAGCCAATGATTACGAACTGACATGGTTTCTCACCTATCGTTTTGTAAGTCTCTCATTCTCTACATGTGTTATCTTGATATTATGGATTTATCTTTTAAACTTTTAGTTCTTATTAACCATTTAATTATGTACTTTTATGTAATTGTAATGCAGCGTTTTTCGAAGCCCTTTGCCATGAACATTGATTTATCCGTCCTTGATGAAATGACAGTTGAAACTGAAGACGGATTTTCAATGACTTTGGAGATCCGGGAGGAAACTGCACGTGGCAGCATTCGGTATGCATTAAGAGGATGGCAGAACTTTATGCTGCAAGCTAGTTTGGCGGATGGTGGTCAGTTTGATCTTCGTTACAATAGAAATCTGAATAGGTTGATCATATCTAACCACAACTTTTAAGGAATATTTGTGTTGTGGTTAATACATATGGTAAACAATTATCTCCCTGTAGTAATGATGTTCATCTTTTTTTGTCATCATACAATGTTTCGACATTATTATGATCCTTCTATGTATTATGTTATCTACTTTTTTGGAACACTTTGTTTATATGGTATAATATTTCAATGGTGTAAGTCTTATTATTGCAAACAATGTTTTGATTTCTCCCTAATACTGTTTACTTTGTGGATTCGGATCGCGTACAACTTCGTTGCACAATGTTCCTTAGTAGCTTTACTAACATGTATTGGCGTGTGTTATCTATGACTCTACTTTCATGTGTTAATGTAAATTTATAAGTCAACACTGCCGGTTCAACTCTTATTGGCCAAAAGGCAAGAAAACATCATGAAGATTTCGTTAACAAAAACTTAATATCTAACGAACATTAGGGAGATGTAGTATTGGAATTTGGTCAACAATCTTTAAATATTATGTTTTCGAAATAACAGTTTAAATGTTTAGTATTTGTATGTGTTTAGTTAGTGTTTagccacccgtgtattacacgggtacttagactagtaGAATCATATACAAACATGTATCTTTGTACAAACGGTAAGAACCAACAGTTTAATGACATATGTCCTCAATTAAAAAATTGATTTAAGGGTATTTTAgactttttatacccttttatTTATATCTAATTAAAAATAATGCAAGGTTGATTCAAATCCTAAGCTCCTAATCTATTCTTCATCATTAAATCAACATCATCAGCAACACCGTAATTAGCATCATCGTCAACACCGTAATCAGCACATCGTCAACATCAGCACCTTAATCAGCAAGGTAAAGCTACCGTCAACACATCCGACGGTAACATCCCACACCACCACTGTCAGCACATTCCGTAATCAGCATAACATTGTAATCAGCACATTAATCAGCACCGTAATCAGCACaatttcatgttttttttaattttgtaaaaaaaCATATACTATCACATAACTAGCacatttcaaatttttttaattttataaacaatACATATTGTTACATACTAACACAATTTCATGTTGTAAATAGTACATACTATTACATAACTAGTAGAAAACAAGTTTATTCCAAATA contains the following coding sequences:
- the LOC110887849 gene encoding uncharacterized protein LOC110887849, with translation MLDANNVLVKIYRMVRDCFQQNPNTTLKLLLIGKREQDGRTYNLPTSSEVAALIVGDIDKALENRDIVVETQTGSLKRISELHPSYLALQYPILFPYGDDGYRIDIPHRGVIDVTNKKRPNCTMREFFAYRVQDRSTQFSLILNSRRLFQQFLVDAYTMIESERLNFIRFQQHDLRSDTYENIRKLIYNGQQDLSKVGKRIFLPSSFTGGSRYMMQNYLDAMAICKWYGYPDFFITITCNPKWPEVQRFLKDTNLNPKDRPDILSRIFKIKLDAICKDLKDRHLFGKASAVVYTIEFQKRGLPHAHMCLFMENDYKLPTVDHVDQFISAEIPDINQDPELYTLVKDHMIHGPCGNARMSSPCMVDRKCSKGFPKKFQDHSTLDCNGFPLYRRRDDGSFVLKNRIELDNRSVVPYNKKLLKRYQAHINVEWCNQAASIKYLFKYINKGLDRATVAVVLSNNENEQAENDEIKEYYDCRYISACEASWRIFLNEVNYRSPSVMRLPFHLPGQQTVYFGPDEDINQVLNKPSVNSSMFLSWMQRNQDPNDIVARTLTYVQFPRFYVWKLDQRIWVPRIKGKTIGRIHSVSPSTGEAYYLRILLNKVKGPTSFDDIKTVNGRVYDTFRDACYALGLLDDDSEYIEAIKEANISGSAGYIRNLFATMLLSSTLSRPKVVWESTWKYMTDDFLYRFSKYHRVSGLSIPDEQLKNYVLCEIEKFLTRNNSSLRRFVSMPYPDTSSLDNFRYRLIKEELAYDRTYLQNVYQGQLMETMEESKGEIVLNVASSKIASLLLDGGRTAQSRFHIPLNLNEDSVCHIKPDDDVAKLLQQTKLIIWDEAPMVHKHAFEALDRTMHDIFNISNSSRSVVLFGGKVIVFGGDFRQILPVVPNGGRQEIVNASLCSSYLWRKCKLLTLTRNMRLTVGRPSFEVEEINNFAKCTSDPISSLIDFVYPSILDNYNDRNYFSTRAILAPKNEVVHEINDRLLALFPGEEKEYLSSDSLCPTEDGNADQQRIYSPDVLNGLKVSGLPNHRLVLQVGVPVMLLRNIDQRNGLCNSTRLKVTKLYSRVIEAEIISGGNIGSRTFIPRMNLVPSDRKIPFAFQRRQFPITILLPTWYNRLDDLKGYPTGNVLLFTDESVMFDVNIKESTSGFCISNEWPSVVSVLGIEDGDFVVFQNMDALSFRITHFKNYLHTVNSSKFHIVMLHPQLSNLWLPREFMQHHFNGDNLFDDFIILFGEDNKWNSLTPDRPLPVVQMVKIEDHGNDVVSFEQEAVLEDNVVNVPSDVLVEEAEPPVEQDILDVPPDVDQANDYELTWFLTYRFRFSKPFAMNIDLSVLDEMTVETEDGFSMTLEIREETARGSIRYALRGWQNFMLQASLADGGQFDLRYNRNLNRLIISNHNF